GCTTCCTCGGCGAATTGCTGACCCGGATCGAGGAGGACGCTCGACCAGAGGAGTTCGTCCCGCGCGAGATCATCTTCAACGAGGACGAGATGCGGCGCATGGGCAAGGAGGTGCGCGCCGTGCCGATGTCGGCCCCGGTGCGCCGGCGGCTGGAGTTCTTTGCCAGCCAGTTCGAATACATGGATGTAGCCGGCGACCAGTTCGAGTACAAGAGCAAGGACACGGCGCGACTGGCCGGCACCGACTGGAACTGGCTGACCGCGCAGGACGATGGTCGTGACCGGCTGAAGGACCTGGGCTGCCACACCCGCAACGGCCTGTCGGTGCGCAATCTGATGACCCTGATCAGCTACGCCAAGGCCATGGCCTGGTTTCGCGGCAACGAGGAGGTGGAGCTCGACGATCTGCGCCAGGTCCTGCCTTTCGTGCTCAACGACAAGCTCAAGCCCGATCTGGATTCGCCCTTCTTCCAGGCCGCCAGCAATACCGGCTTCCGCAGCGACCGCATCGGCTGGCTGCGCCATCTCTTCGATGCCAGCTGCCAGGAATACGACCGCCTGGAACTGGATGCGAAAGATCCGGTGGCCGATCTCGCCGCCGAACTGCAGCGCGGCCTGGAAGGCGTGGAAGAGCCCGAGGTGCGCAAGCGCCTGGCCCGCATCGAGCGCCAGATTGCCCAGATTGCCAAGGGCGGCAAGATCTATGGACCACTGCACGATGATCTGCTGCTGCTGAAATCCCTGCACCAGCGATACACGAACTATCTGCATTGGTTGGTGCAGGGATGAAAGGCATGCGAGGGCACGAGGGCGCGAGGGCACGAGGGCACGCGAGAGCGGAGCGCGCTTCGCTTTGGCTGTTCGCGTGCCCTCGTGCCCTCTCGCCCTCGTGCCCTCGCAGGATGTGCCCTCGGCGGCAGCCATGCCCCTGACCCCCGCCTTCACCGACGTCCTGCGCGGCGGTCGCTCCGAGTTCAACCGGCGCTTTGCGCTGGCGCAACAGCGCTATCCGGGGCTGGACGCAGCCGCGTTTTCGGCGCTGCTCGAGGGTTCGGTGAATGCCATTGTCGAGCGTGTCGTGCGTATCGATACCGGCGCGGTTCCGGCTCTGGTAGACACCCTCTACGACACTTCGCTG
The nucleotide sequence above comes from Rhodanobacteraceae bacterium. Encoded proteins:
- a CDS encoding AAA family ATPase is translated as MLKLFQRLSAAPTNPKPTQAPRHFDVADLYRGPADVVAETEAQALPLDEKLRQAYFWIVNTAIISPHYDIEYLDGPPQEYLLGDRKARLTLPSAQSYSSFVLLPLLTFATQRKCLFIGGPGRGKTASAVLMGVLAGYPVREVRRGMQRGQPQMTVADLLGQPLPSDLINADSIAKVRVAWRSWLAMRVKIIDEYNRIPTRTQSALLTLMGDNYAEQFDQIYECPPAAWYLTANDDQGGGTYQVIEALRDRIDVIVQALAFNPRFLGELLTRIEEDARPEEFVPREIIFNEDEMRRMGKEVRAVPMSAPVRRRLEFFASQFEYMDVAGDQFEYKSKDTARLAGTDWNWLTAQDDGRDRLKDLGCHTRNGLSVRNLMTLISYAKAMAWFRGNEEVELDDLRQVLPFVLNDKLKPDLDSPFFQAASNTGFRSDRIGWLRHLFDASCQEYDRLELDAKDPVADLAAELQRGLEGVEEPEVRKRLARIERQIAQIAKGGKIYGPLHDDLLLLKSLHQRYTNYLHWLVQG